In Tsukamurella tyrosinosolvens, the genomic window CGTCCCAGGAGGTCCGCTGCATGGTGCGCAGCAGCGCACCGGCTCCGGGCCGGCGGATGCTCAGATCGCCGACGCCGGCGATCTGCGCGTCGTAGGTCATCACGCCGACCAGCCGGAAACCCTTGCGCCCCGCCACCGTCGCCGCCAGGACCGAGGCCTCGCCGCGGGTGCGGACCGGGGACCGGCGCGCGCCGATGGCCCCCAGGGCGGGGGCGTGGTACGAGGCGTCGACGTCGATGCAGACCCGCAGTTCGGGGCGCCGGCTCGGCGGGACCGCGGCGTCGATGAGGTCGAGCTGCTCGGCGTCATCGATCATCAGGGTCACGCGCATCGCGGCGGCCGGGTCCGCGGCCAGCGCGGCGATCGCCCCGAGATCGGCGCTCGGGTAGGCGACGAGGACGTCGGTGCAGCCGGGGCGGGCGGCGCCGTCGTGGTCGACGCCGTCGACCGCGAGCCAGGTGGCCTCCGCGACGTCGTAGGCGAGGACACCCGCGTAGCCGGGCACGCGCAGCAGTGCGTCGAGCACGGGCCGGGAACGGATCGACTTGGAGGCCACACGGATCGGCTTGCCCGCCGCGCGGCGCAGCATGTCGGCGACGTTGAAGCGCAGGGCGTCCAGGTCCGCGGCGAGGATGGGGGCGTCCAGCCCGTGGGTCGCGGCGTCGATCGTCGCCCAGTAGGAGGCGGGGTCGATCTCCCACTGCCGGTCGAGGGACGACGGTGCCGCCGCCAGGTCCAGTGCGCCCGCTCCGGTCGTGGTCTCGCCCGTGCCGTTCCCCGTCATGAGCACCGATGGTACGTGCGCAGGGGCACCTCAGCGCGGCGTGACCGCAGATCCCCCCTCGTCCGTCCGGATCTCCCCGGACGCCCGGACCTGGGCGGGAGTGCTCCCGGTCCACTGCGCGAAGGCGCGCCGGAAGTCGCGGGCGTCGGCGAAGCCGACCGCCGCCGCCACCGAGCGCACGGGCATGCCGGTCGTGCGCAGCAGCGTCTCGGCACGCTCGCGCCGGACCCGCGCGTGGATCGAGCGGAAGGACTCGCCGGCGTCCGCGAGGTGCCGGCGCAGGGTCCGTTCGCTGGTGTTCAGCTGCCGGGCCAACGCGGCCATCGTGTACGGGCGACGCAGGTCGGCCCGGAGCAGTTGTTCGACGGCCCACACGTGGTCGAGGTCGCGCGCTTCCCCGCTCGCCCCGGCGATCGCGCGGCACGCCGCGAGCGCCGCCGCGTGCACGGCGGGCTCCCGCCGGGGCAGCGGCCTGCCGAGCAGGCTCCGCGGTACCGTCAGCACCCCGGCGGGGGCGCCGAAGCGGACGGCGCACCCGAAGTGGTCGGAGTACTCGTCGGCGTACGCGGGGGCGGCGAAGGGCAGCTCGACGGCGGTCGGCGACCACTGCTCGTCACCGAGGGCCGAGCGCAGCAGCGTGACGACGCTGAGCAGCGTCTCCTCGCAGAGGAAGGGCAGCACGTCCGGGTCCGCCGAGCGCGGCACCACGGTGAGGCGGACGGCGTCGCCGTCGGCGTCCACCGCGAAGTCGACGAGGCTGCCCGCGGCCTGGTGGTACTGCAGGCCGGCGGCGACGGCGCCCTCGACGTCGTCCGCGGTCTGCACCGCGACGCCGAGCATCCCGAACGACTGCAGCAGCGGCCGGGCACCGGCCCGGAGCCCGAGCGGGCGGTCGGGCAGCGCGCGGACCGCCTCGGCGAGGAATCGCATCGCCTGCGGGAACGCCAGTTCCAGGTCGGCGGAGGCGTCGATGCGGCGGATGCCCGCGCGGTCCGCCCAGACGGCCACCGGATGCCCCTCCCGGCCCAGCGCCTCGAGCAGGTGGGCGACCACGGGCGCGGGCATCGGGGCCGCGTAGTCCGCGGCCCCGGGCGGCGGCGCGCCCCACAGTCCCAGGCGTAACATCCGTACAGGCAAGCACACCCGCCGCCCCGACGAGAGGAAACCCCTTGAGCACGCCGTTCACCGGACCCGCCATCACGCTGACCGACGACCTCGCGGCGGCCACCGACGCGCTCGTCGTGGGCGTGTACTCCGCAGCGGGCGACGGGGCGTCGATCACGCTCGACGGCGGCGTGCCGGAGGCGGCGCGCGGCCCGGTCGCCGAGGCGCTGGCGCTCCTCGGCGCCGAGGGCAAGGCCGGCGAGGCCGTCCGGATCGCCACCCCGGCCGGGTCCGGCCTGGGCGCGACGACGGTGCTGGGCGTGGGCCTGGGCGCCGAGGAGTCGGTGACCCCGGAGGCCGTGCGGCGCGCGGCCGGCGTCGCGGCCCGCGCGCTCGAGGGCGTCGCCGCGGCGGCCACCACCCTCTCCTCGATCGATCTGGCGGCCGCCGTCGAGGGCGCGATCCTCGGCGCGTACCGGTTCGCCGAGTTCCGCACCACCTCGGCGCCGAAGAAGGCGACGCTCGGCGCGCTCGCGCTGCTCTCGGCACCCGCGTCCGAGGCGCTCGCGGAGGAGGTGCGCGGCACCGTCGAGCAGGCCCGCCTGACGGCCGGCGCGGTGGCGCTGGCGCGCGACTTCGTCAACACCCCGCCGAACGTCCTCTCCCCCGGCGAGTTCGCCGACCGCGCGCAGCGCCTGGGCACCGACGCCGGCCTCGAAGTGGAGGTCTTCGACGAGGAGTACCTCGACGCGAACGGCTACGGCGGCATCGTCGGGGTCGGCAAGGGCAGCTCCCGCCCGCCGCGCCTCGTGCGGCTGCGCCACGTCTCGGGGGTCGACGGTGCCAAGCACGTCGCGCTGGTCGGCAAGGGCATAACCTTCGACACCGGCGGCATCTCCATCAAGCCGGCCGCGGGCATGGAGCAGATGACCTCGGACATGGGCGGCGCCGCGGCCGTCATCGCCACCGTGATCCTGGCCGCGCAGCTGGGCCTGCCGGTGGACGTGACCGCGACGGTGCCGATGGCCGAGAACATGCCCTCGCACACCGCGCAGCGCCCCGGCGACGTGCTCACCCAGTACCCCGGCGCCGGCAAGGGCGGCATCACCGTCGAGGTCATCAACACCGACGCCGAGGGCCGTCTCATCCTGGCCGACGCGATGGTCCGCGCCTGCGAGGACGAGCCCGACTACCTCATCGACACCGCGACCCTCACGGGCGCGCAGATGGTGGCGCTCGGCACCCGCACCCCGGGCGTGATGGGCACCGACGACTTCCGGGACCGCGTGGCGGAGCTCTCCCGCTCCGTCGGCGAGAACGGCTGGGCGATGCCC contains:
- a CDS encoding alanine racemase, with the protein product MTGNGTGETTTGAGALDLAAAPSSLDRQWEIDPASYWATIDAATHGLDAPILAADLDALRFNVADMLRRAAGKPIRVASKSIRSRPVLDALLRVPGYAGVLAYDVAEATWLAVDGVDHDGAARPGCTDVLVAYPSADLGAIAALAADPAAAMRVTLMIDDAEQLDLIDAAVPPSRRPELRVCIDVDASYHAPALGAIGARRSPVRTRGEASVLAATVAGRKGFRLVGVMTYDAQIAGVGDLSIRRPGAGALLRTMQRTSWDELVTRRREILTDLRRIADLEFVNGGGTGSLERNAEDPNITDIAAGSGLYGPHLFDGYSHFRPAPAMGFGLAVVRRPAPDTVTCHGGGWIASGAAGSDRLPRPVWPEGLKLTGREGAGEVQTPLTGERAERISLGDRVWFRHTKAGEPAEHADDLVIVSDGAVHATVPTYRGEGKCFL
- a CDS encoding AraC family transcriptional regulator, whose product is MLRLGLWGAPPPGAADYAAPMPAPVVAHLLEALGREGHPVAVWADRAGIRRIDASADLELAFPQAMRFLAEAVRALPDRPLGLRAGARPLLQSFGMLGVAVQTADDVEGAVAAGLQYHQAAGSLVDFAVDADGDAVRLTVVPRSADPDVLPFLCEETLLSVVTLLRSALGDEQWSPTAVELPFAAPAYADEYSDHFGCAVRFGAPAGVLTVPRSLLGRPLPRREPAVHAAALAACRAIAGASGEARDLDHVWAVEQLLRADLRRPYTMAALARQLNTSERTLRRHLADAGESFRSIHARVRRERAETLLRTTGMPVRSVAAAVGFADARDFRRAFAQWTGSTPAQVRASGEIRTDEGGSAVTPR
- a CDS encoding leucyl aminopeptidase, which produces MSTPFTGPAITLTDDLAAATDALVVGVYSAAGDGASITLDGGVPEAARGPVAEALALLGAEGKAGEAVRIATPAGSGLGATTVLGVGLGAEESVTPEAVRRAAGVAARALEGVAAAATTLSSIDLAAAVEGAILGAYRFAEFRTTSAPKKATLGALALLSAPASEALAEEVRGTVEQARLTAGAVALARDFVNTPPNVLSPGEFADRAQRLGTDAGLEVEVFDEEYLDANGYGGIVGVGKGSSRPPRLVRLRHVSGVDGAKHVALVGKGITFDTGGISIKPAAGMEQMTSDMGGAAAVIATVILAAQLGLPVDVTATVPMAENMPSHTAQRPGDVLTQYPGAGKGGITVEVINTDAEGRLILADAMVRACEDEPDYLIDTATLTGAQMVALGTRTPGVMGTDDFRDRVAELSRSVGENGWAMPFPEELRADINSRVADLANVSPNRWGGMLTAGVYLKEFVADGVQWAHIDVAGPAFNTGGPFGYITKGGTGVPVRTMLAVLRDIAQRG